DNA from Pelodiscus sinensis isolate JC-2024 chromosome 1, ASM4963464v1, whole genome shotgun sequence:
AAACATCCACCACTACAGAATCAACAGCTGACATGCCAGCATTAAACTAATTGCTCACAGATGTGTCACAAATTGGGGTAATCAGGTTCTACAGGGTGATAGCAACTTGCTTCAGGGCTGGTATGGGCTTACTCATCCTCCTGTGGCGGGActagagcaatgttccctctatgtttttccatccatgtacagaataaattttgttatgtgcactaagaCATGTTCAGAtatgcaccactaatagaaacacatgctgccagctgtggacagCTGTGGGTGCTTTACAAATGGGCTGagcggcacctgaatctctcctgggcagctgcctatgtgctcagtttacagggaatactAAATTAGAGTTAGCTCCTTTCACAGCTCCAGGAACTCAATCTGCTCACATGAAAGTTCTGGGCTCAGTACTGATTATTCCAGTTATGTATGGTCATATATTACCACTATTCTGGGACTGTCACTTTACTCTAAATCCACTATATGACACAAGAGGATTCATCCACTATTAGACACTACACTTGCTGACTTCACTCCTCCCACTCAGACAAGTAGCTTGTGTGATCTCCTTAaaaaagaatagtaatagagatgtagctgtgttagtctggtcttgcactttatttttattgtatccctttggtatatatggtcatgccaattttcttccacaatttgatctgaggaagtgggtctggcccatgaaagctcattacctaaataatagaatcatagaatcatagaactggaagagacctcagaaggtcatcaagtccagccccctgctctaggcaggaccaattccaactaaatcaacccggccagggctttgtcaagccgagacttaaacacctctagggatggagactccactacttccctaggtaacccattccagtgcttcaccaccctcctagtgaaagagtttttcctaatatccaacctggacctctcccaccacaacttgagaccattgctccttgttctgccatctgtcactactgagaacagcctctctccatcctctttggaacctcccttcaggaagttgaaggctgctatcaaatcccccctcactcttcgcttctgcagactaaacagacccaagtccctcagcctctcctcataagtcatatgctccagccccctaatcattttggttgccctccgctggaccctctccaatgcgtccacatcctttttgtagtgggggccccagaactggacacaatactccagatgcggcctcatcaaagccgaataaaggggaatgatgacatctctggatctgctggcaatgctcctcttaatgcaacctaatatgccattaaccttcttggctacaagggcacactgttgactcatatctagcttctcatccactgtaacccccaggtccttttctgcagaactactacttaaccagttggtccccagcttgtaactatgcttgggattcttccatcccaagtgcaggactctacacttgtccttgttaaacctcatcagatttcttgtggcccaatcctccagtttgtctaagtcattctgtaccctatctctgcccttaagcgtatctacctctccccccagcttagtgtcatccgcgaacttgctgagggtgcaatccatcccctcatccagatcattaataaagatattgaacaaaaccagtcctagaaccgaaccttggggcactccgctagaaaccgaccgccatcctgacatcgaaccattgatcactacccgctgggcccagccttctagccatatttctattcatcttactgtccatttatccaatccacaatcccttaaaacttgctggcaagaatattgtgggagaccatattaaaagccttgctaaagtcaaggtatataacatccactgacttccccatgtccaccgagccagttacctcatcatagaagctaatcagattggtcaggcacgacttgccctttgtgaatccatgctgactattcctaatcactttcctctcatccaatatggattccttaagcaTCCTCTCAacatggattccttaaggatcccttccatgatttttccaggaaccgaggtaagactgaccggcctatagttccctggatcgtccttcttcccttttttgaagatgggcactacatttgcctttttccagtcatccgggatttctaataaaccatcttgttagtctttaaagtgctgcatagtcctgtcttttgtttctccttAATAAAGATTTCTAGTGATTTCAAATCGCTGCTGATATCTATGTCTCATGCCTTACCTTTTCATTTTCTTGCCAGATGACAGTGGTGTTAATGCCAAAATTCAATACAGGCTAGTGCCTTGAGCTGATTCCATGATTTTCCACTTATGGCACTAAGGGCCTGGAATAAATATATATGGAAGACATGCAGCTGGGACTGGTTTACTTTCTTGAGTTACTGGTTCATaatatttcagaaaaggctttattttctgaaagatccccatctagactggcgcttttttcctgcaaagccccgagccggaaaaaagcagcagccatgtttatacaaatgaagcggggggaggggggatttaaatccccgcttcatttgcaattgcgatgtgtctaatttgcatcccttttacggaaaaggaattcagtctagacacagccctgaagtCTATCAGgacagtagttattttgaaataacttagtctgcatctacacagaaagcagttatttcaaaatgatgttgaaatactgtcaggctggaggacttcttactcagactcctgtaaccctcattgtacaaggagtaagataAGCCAGAGGAAgactgctctattttgaaataagtgctgtgtagacactcccaatttcaaagtaagctattttgaaataagctaagcaattgctgtagctcagtttgtgtaatttattttgagttaagccctactCTGTAGGTGCACCCCAGGAAATGCTGAGTATTTTAACCATGCTAGCAACATTTTGTGATCTAAATTAAGAGCATTACAGTAGCTAGATTGGGCAAAAGCAgagtggagatagatagatagatagatagataatgtataatttcaaaactatttatttccatttaaagcagatttttaaattttgttattTAAATTATAGTAaggtttccattttaaaataaatctgtgtAAAATGACCTAAAACAAGGAGGGAGAGGATGTGATTTACTAATTGTACAAGTTTGAGAAgcaccttaagggtatgtctacacagcagtattatttcggaataactgacgtcaTTCTAAATTAACATAGTCCGCATTCAAactacaaacagttattttgacattatgttaaaataatgtcaggctggaggacttcttgctctgactccCGTAAatatcattttatgaggaataaaggaagttggaggaagagtgccctTTCTCAGatttactgctgtgtagacagccccaaaagccaaaataagctattttaacttaagctatgcaatggacatgtgtagacatgccctaagtaacCTAGGAGACTCTCTCATTCAAGAGCCATGGAAGCACCCTGaaaatggggatgggggaggggcaactgcaTGCcatgctgccccccccgcccaagTCCTGCCCCTGCAACCACCCTTTTTTCTGTGCCTGGGCCCTCACCTAGCTCCTTCCCCCTGAGACTCTGCCCTCATGCtacccattccccctccctgaaGCCTCATTCTTCCACTGTTGCTTTTTCCTGTgcctctgccccttcttgctTCTCACTGGCATAGCTCCCCTTAGCACTGGTATACAGTGGGAGGGCACAAGCCCTTCCCACTGCCTCCCATTCCTTATTCTGACACCCTGATCTCCTTTTCAGGTGACTTAGgtcttgtctacattggcatgttttGTTCCCAAAACCTGTCTTTTGGCCACAAAACTGAGACTCTATGTCCTGAATGCATCTACTtagctccctcccccaaacacatAGTTACCTAAATATTGTTCAGGTAAAACAAGTCAAAGCTAATTTGCTCCTATATTCACCTATCAAAGCTATCATTCAATCACACTTCTCGTTGGTCCACTGTGATCAgaaatttaaagaaaatatttgaatGTATATGCACAATGAGGGAATTTAAATGAACACAGAAGATTTTATTTGTGCTTTCTGAAAACTATTCAATTCAATTAATAAACTTACGTCTTTGACTATGTAATTATTTTATGCATCACCTTTCCCCCAGTATTATCTTGAAATTAAGTTAAAAGTGAAAATATTAATCCTCTGTAAAATGTTATAAATTATTTAAGAACATTTTCTTCAGCCTTGTAGTGCCACATTGTAAACGACTATGATCATGTTTTATTCATAAGAAATGTTTTAATTGTTAAAAGATCTATGAATGTGAGAATATTTTATGGGAATTAAATTTTTTTCTACTAACAATATGTTCATGAAGTATCTAGATGAAATTGCACAAAGTAGGAAAAATGAACATTGTTTTAGCACCGAATTAAATGTTGTTTTGGAAGAGTCAGGAAAAAAACATCTGAGTTCCACTCTTGCTCTGAAAGTGTTTCCTTCTCTTTTGGCCTTGACTAAAAGACTCCTTTCCTCTATTTCGTttttccctctgtaaaatgggactatCCTGTTTCCCTATTGAGTTCAGAACCATTTTGCCAAAATATATGATTAAAGTTTGCAATCATCTAAACAGTACTGTACATATATATGAAATATTAGTATGGTTACAGACTATCATACTTCAGACCATTATATGAATCTAAGGTGATCCACTTGCTATGTACCTTAAAAGTGAAATAATGTCTCTGTCAACATTTATGTAGAGATGTTTAGAATAAACATTTCTGTCTTGAGTTGGTAAAGGAACTGTCATTGTTGCCCATACCCGGGGATAACAAAATGCAGTTCAGTTTTGCTTGGTAAGTGTTAGACACAGAATTATTATTGTGATTATGTTATTAATAATATTGTTAAAGTCTAGTAACTTGAATCTTCAGCTAGCATCTTGCCTTCTATCTTCACTCCTCCACTCCTCAACCCCTCCCTAGAaaaaagctctcctgccctaccTAACACCCTCACCCTTTGTTGAATGCATCTACCACCACATGTCATCTGGGTCTGGCTCCTGTATTCTTGTAATAACTATCAGACTCTTACTAcagaaatacaggttggacctccctggtcctgcaccttGGAGATCTTACTGGTCCCAAGACTGGAAGGTCATTTAtggccctctgctgctgcccctttgccctgcaccctcccccggcTTTTtcccagcacagctgagccagtgCTGGCTCAGGCCAGTCCCCCAGgaaccgccctctgccccccctggctcctgcactctccacaaccactgctccccatcccatacatgttgccggactagagtaATCCGGTATATAGAGGTGCAAACTGTATATTGTTTCATATCATCAATTAACAAAAAAGACTGGGCACAGGTGGAGAACCATTAAAAGACTTGTCAGAAagagacaggagtgggggaggtttcTCCATATCCAAACGCCAGAGGCGTAAGCAGAACTCATGCGCTATGTGAAATTCACTGTGATTTCCCAAGCGAACAGCTTTGGAGCGATTCGCAGCTACGCTCACAACGCACGCTTATGCACACATAGCACAAATAAACGGCCAAAGCAGAAAACCAATCTCAGTGAGGGGATGAAAGAAGAGAAAGGCACATCACTGTGACCCACTCCCGTCCATGGCCTCTGTGCCGCATTGTCTGTAGCAGCGCCCCGCCCTGACTCAAGCTGCGGCAAATGGCGACCAAAACAGGAGAGATGGGccgaggagggggaggaacggGCCCGGAAACCTGATTGGTCAGATTTTGCCGCAGCCTCCAAAATCTTTGAAACCCAGAGAGGAGCCTTCTCAACCCCAAACAGCCGCCAAAGCGCACCCCAGGGGCACAGAGACTAGCACGGCGGAGCGTGACCGCGGCTCGTTATTTTAAACAAGGGACAGAGGCGCCCAATAGAGCAGGAAAACTGGGGGCTCCACTCCGCTTCCTGGGGGCAGGCTTGAGAAGGACTCTCCGCACCCTAGAACTGACAGGCAGGGTTCCAGGCATCGGCTGGCCGCGGcgatttcttatttattttactaGAAAGCCTCGGGGTGTACAATTCTCGCAGTGAACAGAGAcaggcgggtgggggaggggaagagaggcggGCTAAGAAGCCCgccctttttcttttcagttctCAATCAGGTCGCCAAGCACACACACTACACGTCGTCTCGGCTCTGCTAAGGTGCCTTGAGTCTGCTGTCACCATGTCTGGTCGCGGTAAAGGCGGgaaagggctggggaaagggggtgcTAAGCGCCACCGTAAAGTGCTTCGGGATAACATCCAAGGGATCACCAAGCCGGCTATTCGTCGCTTGGCTCGACGTGGAGGCGTGAAGCGTATTTCGGGATTGATTTACGAAGAGACCCGCGGAGTGCTGAAAGTGTTCTTGGAGAACGTGATTCGGGACGCTGTCACTTACACCGAACATGCCAAGCGAAAGACCGTCACGGCGATGGATGTTGTTTATGCCCTGAAGCGCCAGGGTCGTACTCTCTATGGTTTTGGCGGCTAAAGGGCTCACTAAAGGCGACAGAACAATACAGGCTCTTTTAAGAGCCCCCCACGCTTTCTCAATAAGAGCTGCGATCAGTGTGTTTTGTTCTCACGTGAAAAGTAGACATACAAAAATATTGAATGGACACTAAATACTTCTTTACACTAAATACATTTATGTAAATGAGTATGGGGCATTAGTTAAAATAGCATGTGTACTTTTCAACATTACAATTAGTGGTTACGTCCTTGAATGGTAGTATTTTAACTTGAGGGAAAATAAGTGAAACATGAGTAGCTGCCTTCCAGCTATCGGTATTAATTATTGTATTAGGAGAAAGTTTAATTTGACCTAGTGTAGTTTGTGACAGATTTTATGCATTCCCGAGCAGCATGTTGGCGAACTCGCTTAgctatggctttttttttctggaaatgagCTCAAAATGTTTACAAAGCAGTTAAATGATTCCCATGAGTTTGTTGAAGGTACCGGGTCACAGCTAACTTGCTTCAAATCTTTGTAAGCAAAGATGAAGTAACTTCTTAGTTTTCCTTTGTTTCTGTAGCCCTGTTTCTGGGCCTTAATCACAGGTTCGCGTTTCTTGGGGGCGGGAGTAGATTTTGGCAGTACTGGTATCTGAAAAGATTTTTAGTATCTCTATTGCTCAATTACAAAGTGAAGATAGTAGTGGATGGTAGGGTTCTTCTATTTAGTAGGATGCTCTGCAAATAAAAATAAGTACATTCTTTGTATTCTTATCGGATTCTATAAAAAACATAATTATGGACCCACCTTAACAGACTAAACGCCCTGAAAAACTGCGCCTAATCACGTAGTTATAGAAGCACTCATGAAACGTGTTGCAAAGATAACAAAATGTAGAATTTCGCTAATATTGTCTTTTGCAACCCGTTAAACTTATTGGCACCAAGTTTTAATTGTTTAAAACTTGTGGCTGTACAAGCACTCATGGTACTTTATCTGTAGAGCTGTTCGCATTTACAACAGAAATGGCCATTATAAAAGCCTACAGAActagaaaaaaattattcaacGAGCAGTTTGGTGGTACGTTAAATTAACATTTGGGGATCAACTTTTGTGTGCTGGAGCCCACTTCGTCATATGCGTGCTATTCATTTTTTGTAAAACCTCATATTATGAAAGTAACTCTTATTGTgaaagcgtggggggggggggggggggggctcttaaAAGAGCCTATATTGTTCTGTTGCCTTTAGTGAACGCTTTAGCCGCCAAAACCATAGAGAGTACGACCCTGTCGCTTCAGGGCATAAACAACATCCATCGCCGTGACGGTCTTTCGCTTGGCATGATCGGTGTAAGTGACAGCGTCCCGAATCACGTTCTccaagaagcaaaatgcaggacaaggtagcactttaaagactaacaagatggtttattagatgatgagctttcgtgggccagacccacgaaaactcatcatctaataaaccatcttgttagtctttaaagtgctaccttgtcctgcattttgcttcagctaccccagactaacacggttacatctctatcactgttcTCCAAGAACACTTTCAGCACTCCGCGGGTCTCTTCGTAAATCAATCCCGAAATACGCTTCACGCCTCCACGTCGAGCCAAGCGACGAATAGCCGGCTTGGTGATCCCTTGGATGTTATCCCGAAGCACTTTACGGTGGCGCTTAgcaccccctttccccagccctttcCCGCCCTTACCGCGACCAGACATGGTGACAGCAGACTCAAGGCACCTTAGCAGAGCCGAGACGACGTGTAGTGTGTGTGCTTGGCGACCTGATTGagaactgaaaagaaaaagggcGGGCTTCTTAGCccgcctctcttcccctcccccacccgcctgTCTCTGTTCACTGCGAGAATTGTACACCCCGAGGCTTTCtagtaaaataaataagaaatcgCCGCGGCCAGCCGATGCCTGGAACCCTGCCTGTCAGTTCTAGGGTGCGGAGAGTCCTTCTCAAGCCTGTCTCCAGGAAGCGGAGTGGAGCCCCCAGTTTTCCTGCTCTATTGGGCGCCTCTGTCCCTTGTTTAAAATAACGAGCCGCGGTCACGCTCCGCCGTGCTAGTCTCTGTGCCCCTGGGGTGCGCTTTGGCGGCTGTTTGGGGTTGAGAAGGCTCCTCTCTGGGTTTCAAAGATTTTGGAGGCTGCGGCAAAATCTGACCAATCAGGTTTCCGGGCccgttcctccccctcctcggCCCATCTCTCCTGTTTTGGTCGCCATTTGCCGCAGCTTGAGTCGGCGGGGGGCGGCTGCGAAAACCAGGGGGCTACGGGCGGGAGTGGGCCGCGGTGCTGTGTCTTTCCCTTTCTTCATTTCGTCACTGCGATTGACGTGTCTGCTTTGGTGATTattctaaataaaaatattttgagattGTGAGCTTTGCTATGAATGATCGCTCGCAAATGACATTGAGAGAACTCATCTCTATTCCAGCGAGGCGAAAAAACCAAAGCTGTAAATTAAAGgtggaaacatttttttccttctgtgtgGAAGGGGTAATCGCTCTATACCGTATTCTTATACGAAAATTATGTAGATACTTATTTTCATGATTACAATATAACAATTATGAATAATTAGTTTAGATAATTGAGAAACAGGATTGAGAAGGGAAAGGTGAAGGAATGCATCATCCATTTCTAATTTGGCCTCTGCTGCCATCTACTGGCTATTTCGATTAATTAGTTGTAATCGGC
Protein-coding regions in this window:
- the LOC102448415 gene encoding histone H4; translation: MSGRGKGGKGLGKGGAKRHRKVLRDNIQGITKPAIRRLARRGGVKRISGLIYEETRGVLKVFLENVIRDAVTYTEHAKRKTVTAMDVVYALKRQGRTLYGFGG
- the LOC102448654 gene encoding histone H4, which gives rise to MSGRGKGGKGLGKGGAKRHRKVLRDNIQGITKPAIRRLARRGGVKRISGLIYEETRGVLKVFLENSDRDNVIRDAVTYTDHAKRKTVTAMDVVYALKRQGRTLYGFGG